ATCACTGAGAAGGAACGAAACGATCGATGTTTTCAGGAGGGTGACTTACTTCTTTCCCAAGGATTTCGTCCTCACGAACTATCCAAGACAACCCGTGGCAGTCTTTAATCCTGGGGCAGTGCTCGTTGATAAAACACTGCACATCTTTCCGAGAGTGATTTTCGACTACTACAAGTACGTGTCGTCGATCGGTCACTTTGTAGTGGACATCGATGACCTGCTGAACGGAGAAGTGAAAAGACCTATAGAGATGGAGATCATTTTCTGGCCGCGGGACATTCAAGAGTTCCTCGGCTGTGAGGATCCGAGGGTTTTCTTCAGAAACTCTCGATTCGAGATGCTGTACACAGCAAAGGGCTACAGAGACTGGTCGCAGGAGGGCAAACCGCATACGGATTTTCTTGCTTATGCCGTTCTGGACGAGGATCTGAATCTTTTGGAGAAGAAATACGTTTCCATAAGGAGTACGTTTGGTGATTTCATCCCCGTTTCGATGAAGGACAGTTCTTTTGTGAAATCGAACGTGATACTGACCAGGATAACAGTGGGAGACACCAAAGTCTGCTGGCGTGGAAGAATAGAAGGAGATTCGATAGATCTCTACAGTCTGGATCCGGTTTTCTTCCCCGAAGAATGGGAAACGAAAGTCGGATGGTCAACGAACGCCATTAAGATAAAGAAGGGGTACTTGGTAGGATGGCACGCGGTCCTCAAAGATCTCACCTATAAGAACGGTTTGGCTCTTGTAGACGACAAAGGAAAGCTTCTCGGAACAACAAACTATGTTCTCTCACCAAAGGGTGTGATCGAAGAGTACGGCGACAGAATCAGGGTGATATTCGGTTGTGGTCTAGTTGTTTACAAGGGGAAAGTGATATGGGTGGGTGGTGTCTCTGACTGGGCGATAGGTGTGTTCGAAGCCGACGAGAGTGATATTCTGAATTTAATGAAAGAAGCAACATGATTTTAACAAAATGGTGGTATCGTACCCTTGAGAGGTGAGAAGATGAGTTGTTTTGTTCTCTTTGAGCAGGGAGTTCTCAGCGATATGATAATGTGCACTACACAGAAGGGCCGGCCCCTCAACGGACCGGAGGTTTTCGCGTGACCGCTGTGCAGGAAATCGAGGGGCCGGCCAGATGGTCGGCCCCTTTTGTTTTTCAGAAGGAGGTGAAAAGATGAGGGTTCAGATTGGAGGACCTATTTTGGGAACGTCACGGTTCAAGAGATACGATTTCGGAGGCTGCTCTCTGATGCTGAACAGAGAGTATACAGGAGAATTGCCGAATCTCGATTTCTCAGCAGGAAGTGTTCAAAAGATAGGAGAACATCTGATGGATATCTTGGATGAATTCATTCTGGAACGAGACGGGAAGGTATTTTTAAAACTTTCCAAGCCTCTCACGCTTCATTACTCGAGAGATCTGACGATCAGGATAGACCCGGCTTTGACTCCTGCTTTCCTCATTTTGGAAAGCTTCGAGGACGGTAGAGAGTGTGTTGTAGTGGCAAAAACCGAGGAGATAGCAGAAGATTTACTCAGAAGGTTCGACGAAAGGGTAAGATGGCCAGAAGACTTTCCTTGCTTTTTAAGAGAAGTAAAGAAGAACGAGCAGGTACTAGGAGTGGTGGGAAGCGTTGGAAAAGTGACAGGAATATGGACAAGAGGAAACATCGTGGTGGTTTAACTTTTCAACCACTTTTTGTCCCAATCTTCCCCTGGGAAGAGTTTTTTCAAGTAGGAAATGATGGTTCCGAAGAACTTCAGAAAGTAGTAGATAAAACGTACCGAGGGATCCTCGATCTTGTAGTTGAAACTGAACACATCTCCTCTGTATTTGCCTTTTTCCTTGAGGTACCTTTCAAATTCCGTTCCAGAGAGGGGTAGGAGTTTCGTTGTGATATCAACTGGACGAATCTTTTTTCCTGTGATCTGACGAATAGTTCTCAGAAATCTTACATTCTCTTGCAACTCTTCAAGACTTGTACGGTCATCGAACATGATAAAGCCTGGAGAAACATACAGATCAAGTTTGGAAAGAATTTCTAAAGCTCTCAAATTTTGCTCCACTGTGACATCTTTTCTGAATCTGTTCAGCATGGATTGAGATCCCGATTCTAAACCAAGGAAAACTCTTCTTAAGCCGCTTTCCTTCAGCAGTTTGAACAATTTTTCATCCACTTCCGTGACTCTGCTTTCTATCGCGTATCTGAGTTTTAACTTTCTTCTGATTATCTCAGTTGCTATCTTTGCAGCTCTCTCTTTTGAAACCGTGAAATTTGCATCGCAGAAAATCACATTTTCCACTTTGTATTCTTTCACCAGCATCTCCAGTTCATCCACTACGTTCTCAGGGTCTCTCAAACGAATCCTTGGACCAAATTTTTCGTAGAACGGAACAACGCTACAGAAAGAGCAGGAGGCGTAACATCCCCGAGAACTTATTACCGATGCCACTTTTGTTTTTTCGTATATTCTTGGGAGATTGTCTCGTGCTGGAAACGGTAGACCGTTCAGGTCTTTCACCAGAGGTCGGAATGGAGTGTTTTGTATTCCTTCACTTTCCCTGTAAGCAATCCCATGAATTTCCTTCCAATTTTTATTTTCAAGAATAGACTTCGCCAGATCGTAAAAAGTTACTTCCCCCTCGCCAAGAACCACGGAGTCTATGCACGGGTATCTTTCCAATATTTCACGATAAGCGAAAGTGGGAAAAATGCCACCCACGGATATGTGAGCGGTGGTTTTCTCCCTCAAAGCTGATATAAAGTTCAACACCTCTAGAGCGTATATTTGAAAAGGAAGAGTGATGCCTATCACTTTTGTTGGCATTTTCGAGATCTCTTCAATGGCCTGTTTTGGAGACCAACCTTCGATCTTGGTGTCTATTATTTGAACACTCATCCCTTTTTCTCTCAAATAAGCAGCGATGTAGGGTAAGCCAAGATGATCTGCTATCTCCACTTCTTTCATAGGAGGATACACCAACAGAACGTCGGGCATTTTCCCCACCTAACTTTGAATTTAGAATTCCAGGTGCACCATCGCTTCAGGATTGACCACATAGAAGGTGAACGTCTCCGTTATGAAGAGTCTCACACTGTCATTTTCTCTGTCTTCGTATCCTACAGAGAGGTCCTGACCGAGAACGAGTTTGAAATCTCCCCCACGCTCAGAAACGACGATAGCATTGTCTATTCGTGGGGTGGTTATAATCCGGCCGTTCAGTATCTCCGTCACCCTTCTTTCGAGAGGATAGTGGGAGGAGTTTTTCTTCAGAAGGTATAACCATCTATCGGTGCTTATCACAAGAGTGTAAGGACCACTTATCCCATCTTTTGAAAAAGTCGAGGAGGCTTTGTAAAGAGCCTCGAGGAAATCTCCTAGGTTTTCTCCGGCCTTCACCTTTCTTTCCTCTCTGAAGGAAAGAAGTCCCTTCACGCCAGACTTTTCACATCCTTTGAAGATGACAGAATCTTCAAATTCTGCCACCTTTCTCACGGTTTCTTCCAGATTGGAGAGATCCACGTTCGATTTTCCTCTTTCGAGGTTGTCGAGTTCCCACAGGCCGAGAGTGAAAGTTGCTCTCAACTCGATGAGTGGAAGGGATTTTCTCAGACCCCACTTTATCTCTTCTTCGGATAACACTTCAACTTCCCCGAGTGGATAGGCAGCGTACTCCCAGCCGCAAGGCCCTTCAACATCCACGAATTTTCTTCCATAAAGCTGCGTTGAGAAAATTTCTTTTGCTCTCCTTTCTATCTCTTCCCACTGTTTCTGTGTTAATG
This genomic window from Thermotoga sp. contains:
- a CDS encoding glycosidase — its product is MAEEILKKLLFHRKSLRRNETIDVFRRVTYFFPKDFVLTNYPRQPVAVFNPGAVLVDKTLHIFPRVIFDYYKYVSSIGHFVVDIDDLLNGEVKRPIEMEIIFWPRDIQEFLGCEDPRVFFRNSRFEMLYTAKGYRDWSQEGKPHTDFLAYAVLDEDLNLLEKKYVSIRSTFGDFIPVSMKDSSFVKSNVILTRITVGDTKVCWRGRIEGDSIDLYSLDPVFFPEEWETKVGWSTNAIKIKKGYLVGWHAVLKDLTYKNGLALVDDKGKLLGTTNYVLSPKGVIEEYGDRIRVIFGCGLVVYKGKVIWVGGVSDWAIGVFEADESDILNLMKEAT
- a CDS encoding radical SAM protein, whose product is MPDVLLVYPPMKEVEIADHLGLPYIAAYLREKGMSVQIIDTKIEGWSPKQAIEEISKMPTKVIGITLPFQIYALEVLNFISALREKTTAHISVGGIFPTFAYREILERYPCIDSVVLGEGEVTFYDLAKSILENKNWKEIHGIAYRESEGIQNTPFRPLVKDLNGLPFPARDNLPRIYEKTKVASVISSRGCYASCSFCSVVPFYEKFGPRIRLRDPENVVDELEMLVKEYKVENVIFCDANFTVSKERAAKIATEIIRRKLKLRYAIESRVTEVDEKLFKLLKESGLRRVFLGLESGSQSMLNRFRKDVTVEQNLRALEILSKLDLYVSPGFIMFDDRTSLEELQENVRFLRTIRQITGKKIRPVDITTKLLPLSGTEFERYLKEKGKYRGDVFSFNYKIEDPSVRFIYYFLKFFGTIISYLKKLFPGEDWDKKWLKS
- a CDS encoding family 1 encapsulin nanocompartment shell protein, producing MEFLKRSFAPLTQKQWEEIERRAKEIFSTQLYGRKFVDVEGPCGWEYAAYPLGEVEVLSEEEIKWGLRKSLPLIELRATFTLGLWELDNLERGKSNVDLSNLEETVRKVAEFEDSVIFKGCEKSGVKGLLSFREERKVKAGENLGDFLEALYKASSTFSKDGISGPYTLVISTDRWLYLLKKNSSHYPLERRVTEILNGRIITTPRIDNAIVVSERGGDFKLVLGQDLSVGYEDRENDSVRLFITETFTFYVVNPEAMVHLEF